One Ailuropoda melanoleuca isolate Jingjing unplaced genomic scaffold, ASM200744v2 unplaced-scaffold71898, whole genome shotgun sequence genomic window, CTGTCCCTatgcccccctgcccctctcaTTGCCTGCAGCTGACCCATCCCTACCACCCCCTGCCCTTCTCAGTGTCTACAGCTGACCCATCCctaccaccccctgcccctctcagGTACAGGAATTTGAGCACATCAATGGGCGCTGGTCGATGCCCGAGCTGATGCCCGACCCCAGTGCTGACTCTAAGCGCTCCTCCAGAGCTTCCTCTCCTACCAAGACATCTCCCACAACCCCTGAGGCTTCTGCTACAAACAGTCCTTGCACTTCTAAACCTGGTAACGGGGGTTGGGACAGCaggagaggtggggatggggccGTTGCCCCACAAACAGGCACTGGAGTCAGGGTGGGGGTTTCTGCTCCCTCACTCTGTCTCCCCCCTCGTAGCTACTCCGGCTCCAAGTGAGAAAGGAGATGGTGTGAGGACACCTCTTGAGAAGGATGAAGCAGAAAACCAAGAGGAGAAGCCCGAGAAGAACAGTAAAAGCGGGGAGAAGATGGAGACAGAGGTGCGTGGCTGCCCGGCTCCCCAGAGGGGAGAGCGAGAAGGCCAGGTGCCTGGGGTCTCTCTGCTTCATCCTGACTCCATTCCGACCCCTAGGCCGACGTCCCTAGCCCAGCTCCATCTCTTGGGGAGCGGCTGGAGCCAAGAAAGATTCCTCCAGAGGACGAGGTGCCGGGAGTTCCTGGAGAAATGGAGACTGAACCTGGGTACCGGGGGGACAGAGAGAAGTCAGGTGGGTGCATGGGCTTAGGGGTGACGAGGGGCTTAGAATCCCGGAGCTCCCTCTTCTGGGGTCAGGGGAATGAGGGTGacatccttccttcctgtcccctgcccccccccccacagccacAGAGTCGACGccaggagagaggggggaggagaagccGTTGGATGgacaggagcacagggagaggccGGAGGGGGAAACGGGGGATTTGGGCAAGAGAGGTAATGGGTGGCAGCCCCGGTGCCCCGGGTCCCTGAGGGAATTGGGAGGCGGAGTCTGGGGGAGCTGACGCCTGGGTCCTGGGGGGCAGCTGTTCCAGGGCTAGTCCAGTACAGGGCGTAgtttgggggctgggaggagcccGCATGCAGGAGTGAGCTCTGCCCCGTCTGTCCtagcagaagacatgaaaggGGAGCGGGAGCT contains:
- the LOC117800533 gene encoding chromodomain-helicase-DNA-binding protein 3-like isoform X1, with amino-acid sequence MPELMPDPSADSKRSSRASSPTKTSPTTPEASATNSPCTSKPATPAPSEKGDGVRTPLEKDEAENQEEKPEKNSKSGEKMETEADVPSPAPSLGERLEPRKIPPEDEVPGVPGEMETEPGYRGDREKSATESTPGERGEEKPLDGQEHRERPEGETGDLGKRAEDMKGERELRPGLPRDEPRPNGRREEKAEKPRFMFNIADGGFTELHTLWQNEERAAISSGKLNEIWHRRHDYWLLAGIVLHGYARWQDIQNDAQFAIINEPFKTEANKGNFLEMKNKFLARRFKVGIQERRDSVEEGLGSERGPGVVGMWGRRTP
- the LOC117800533 gene encoding chromodomain-helicase-DNA-binding protein 3-like isoform X2: MPELMPDPSADSKRSSRASSPTKTSPTTPEASATNSPCTSKPATPAPSEKGDGVRTPLEKDEAENQEEKPEKNSKSGEKMETEADVPSPAPSLGERLEPRKIPPEDEVPGVPGEMETEPGYRGDREKSATESTPGERGEEKPLDGQEHRERPEGETGDLGKREDMKGERELRPGLPRDEPRPNGRREEKAEKPRFMFNIADGGFTELHTLWQNEERAAISSGKLNEIWHRRHDYWLLAGIVLHGYARWQDIQNDAQFAIINEPFKTEANKGNFLEMKNKFLARRFKVGIQERRDSVEEGLGSERGPGVVGMWGRRTP